A region from the Chitinophaga sp. Cy-1792 genome encodes:
- a CDS encoding MBL fold metallo-hydrolase, with the protein MKVQRLGWAGAKITTAGLTILIDAIEDYSGGKFFIIDTIDAQYRFSDEVKADYIMITHLHRDHYDKEVILKVLKPGGKVIASSMIADVLAADGVPNILPLELNESFTDGDVSITPVFAMDGIGDKQVSWVVADGKHRILHGGDTIWHNQFWAIGRQYQSFDAVLLPVNGTTMYFTNPFSPVPGTLTPLQAVTAAHILHAGTLIPIHYGFNKPGVYEEFPDVVGNLKAAATEQNVNICFLQPGEEIAWN; encoded by the coding sequence ATGAAAGTTCAACGTTTAGGATGGGCCGGTGCAAAAATTACAACTGCTGGTCTTACGATATTAATAGATGCAATAGAAGATTACAGTGGCGGGAAATTTTTCATCATAGACACTATTGATGCGCAATACCGCTTCAGCGACGAAGTGAAAGCCGACTATATAATGATAACACATCTTCACAGAGACCACTACGACAAAGAAGTGATCCTGAAAGTACTGAAGCCTGGCGGTAAGGTAATTGCTTCCAGCATGATCGCAGATGTACTGGCTGCGGATGGGGTTCCCAATATTTTACCACTGGAACTGAATGAATCTTTCACCGATGGTGACGTGAGCATTACGCCGGTATTTGCCATGGATGGCATTGGCGACAAACAGGTATCCTGGGTAGTGGCTGATGGTAAGCACCGCATCTTACATGGCGGCGACACCATCTGGCATAATCAGTTCTGGGCTATCGGCAGGCAATACCAAAGTTTCGATGCGGTACTGCTTCCTGTAAATGGCACCACGATGTATTTCACGAATCCTTTCAGTCCGGTACCAGGCACATTAACGCCCTTGCAGGCAGTAACGGCAGCGCATATACTACATGCAGGTACATTGATACCGATTCATTATGGCTTTAACAAACCCGGGGTTTATGAAGAGTTCCCGGATGTGGTAGGTAACCTGAAAGCCGCTGCCACAGAACAAAACGTGAACATCTGCTTCCTGCAGCCGGGTGAGGAAATAGCGTGGAACTAA